The following coding sequences lie in one Patescibacteria group bacterium genomic window:
- the prmC gene encoding peptide chain release factor N(5)-glutamine methyltransferase, producing MTVQQAWQQAIKQLNISPSPILDAEVLLAYCLKTNVTKISTHQTTKLNLWQKIKWVYFLNLRKKGWPIAYLVKNKEFYGLNFYLNKHVLVPRPDSELLVEQTLKKITNRPDIKTIIDLGTGSGCLAIALASNLPNNKIIATDLSKKALKVARQNALNHQLTNLSFYQGDKLKPIKKILTSKNLPYLIVTNPPYLSNQTYSLALKKEPYLALWGGPDGLTWYKDFFNQLTSWTNTYWPDYLIMEISPELIAPLKLLNKTLVKPYQIDIQKDLNQKDRLITFSK from the coding sequence ATGACTGTTCAACAAGCCTGGCAACAGGCTATTAAACAACTTAATATCAGCCCGTCACCTATTTTGGACGCTGAAGTTTTATTGGCTTACTGCCTTAAAACTAACGTTACAAAAATCAGCACCCACCAAACAACCAAACTTAATCTTTGGCAAAAAATTAAATGGGTTTATTTTTTAAATTTACGAAAAAAAGGTTGGCCCATCGCCTATCTTGTAAAAAACAAAGAATTCTACGGATTAAATTTTTATTTAAACAAACACGTACTAGTGCCCAGACCGGACAGTGAATTGTTAGTTGAACAAACTTTAAAAAAAATAACTAACCGACCAGACATTAAAACCATAATAGATTTAGGCACTGGTAGTGGCTGTCTAGCTATAGCCTTAGCTAGTAACCTGCCGAATAATAAAATAATCGCCACAGACTTATCTAAAAAAGCCTTAAAAGTAGCCCGCCAGAATGCCTTAAATCATCAATTAACCAATTTATCTTTTTATCAAGGCGACAAACTAAAACCTATTAAAAAAATACTAACCTCTAAAAACCTTCCCTATCTTATAGTAACTAACCCGCCTTATTTAAGTAACCAAACATATTCCCTGGCTCTTAAAAAAGAACCTTACTTAGCCTTATGGGGCGGACCAGATGGACTTACTTGGTATAAAGATTTTTTTAACCAACTAACCAGCTGGACCAATACTTATTGGCCCGATTACCTTATAATGGAAATTAGCCCAGAATTAATCGCTCCTTTAAAACTCCTCAATAAGACTTTAGTAAAACCTTATCAAATAGATATACAAAAAGATCTTAATCAAAAAGACCGACTTATAACTTTTTCTAAATAA
- a CDS encoding 50S ribosomal protein L25: protein MIKLSVSSRSDQGKTVKKIRTQGLVPGVVYGNSVDNQPVSVDKLVFDKIYRQVGESSLFDLVVDGREPVKVLVKEVQIHPTTGQVRHVDFHQIKMDEKLTVEVPIKFIGEPKAVKELGGILVKNISSIEVECLPKDLVHEIEVDITGLAEFNKGLLIKEIKLPQGLKLISGGEEVLVVVTEPRSEAELEELKQEVKEDVSKIAKVEDKEGKEDEDEEKDSSDK, encoded by the coding sequence ATGATAAAATTATCTGTTTCTTCTAGAAGCGATCAAGGTAAGACGGTTAAAAAAATAAGAACGCAAGGTTTAGTGCCGGGTGTTGTTTATGGTAATAGTGTAGATAATCAGCCGGTGTCTGTTGATAAATTAGTCTTTGATAAAATTTATCGTCAAGTTGGTGAAAGTAGTTTATTTGATTTAGTGGTAGACGGTCGGGAGCCAGTTAAGGTTTTGGTTAAAGAAGTTCAGATTCATCCGACTACTGGACAGGTTAGGCATGTGGATTTTCATCAAATAAAAATGGACGAAAAACTTACTGTGGAAGTTCCAATTAAATTTATCGGTGAGCCTAAGGCGGTTAAAGAATTAGGTGGTATTTTGGTAAAAAATATAAGCTCTATAGAAGTGGAATGTTTGCCTAAAGACTTGGTTCATGAAATAGAGGTGGATATTACTGGTTTGGCTGAATTTAATAAAGGCTTGTTGATTAAAGAAATTAAACTGCCCCAAGGCCTTAAATTGATTAGCGGTGGTGAAGAAGTTTTGGTGGTGGTAACAGAACCTAGATCGGAAGCGGAATTGGAAGAACTTAAGCAAGAAGTTAAAGAAGATGTTTCTAAGATAGCTAAAGTGGAAGATAAAGAAGGTAAGGAGGATGAAGACGAAGAAAAGGATTCTTCTGATAAATAA
- the rodA gene encoding rod shape-determining protein RodA, translating to MWLKIKGFFIGLDVTLLLLTFLLMCIGLAEIYSSALTRPELLPFFWRQLSAAGLGLVALLVISLVDYRIYRSWSRLIYFGGLVLLVAVLLFGQTVRGTTGWFNLGYFNFQPVELVKFFWVIVLAGYLAQAGPPLTWSKTFWATVLLLPLVFLILVQPDFGSAFLLLSVWGVLLAAVPKTKQWWFVMLGLVAVVALVGSFFLKDYQRQRLSNLFNPQSDRLGSGYNVTQSVIAVGSGGLWGRGLGLGTQSQLKFLPEQHTDFIFASIAEELGLIGSLLVLTLWGAWFGRLVWLLRRLRDDFAVLLAVGIFSIFATQVTFNIGMNIGLFPVVGLTLPFLSYGGSSLIMSLAAVGILLNLFRHYGRGAPQEALPEIDRRASSLVL from the coding sequence ATGTGGTTGAAGATTAAAGGATTTTTTATCGGTTTAGATGTTACTTTGTTGCTGTTGACTTTTTTGTTGATGTGCATAGGTTTAGCCGAAATATATTCCAGCGCTTTAACTAGGCCAGAGCTGTTACCTTTTTTTTGGCGGCAATTATCAGCTGCTGGTTTAGGTTTGGTAGCTTTATTGGTTATTTCCTTGGTTGATTATAGAATTTATCGTTCTTGGTCGCGTTTGATATATTTTGGGGGCTTAGTTTTGTTGGTAGCTGTTTTGCTATTTGGTCAAACCGTGCGTGGTACAACTGGTTGGTTTAATTTGGGTTATTTTAATTTTCAACCAGTGGAGTTAGTTAAATTTTTTTGGGTTATTGTTTTGGCTGGTTATTTAGCTCAGGCTGGACCACCCTTAACTTGGAGTAAAACATTTTGGGCAACAGTTCTTTTATTGCCTTTAGTTTTTTTGATATTAGTACAGCCGGATTTCGGTTCAGCTTTTTTACTTTTATCAGTTTGGGGTGTTTTGTTGGCGGCGGTGCCTAAAACTAAGCAATGGTGGTTTGTTATGTTGGGTTTGGTGGCGGTAGTGGCTTTGGTAGGTAGTTTTTTCTTAAAAGATTATCAACGACAACGTTTGTCTAATTTATTTAATCCTCAATCTGACAGATTAGGTAGTGGTTACAATGTAACGCAATCGGTTATTGCTGTGGGTTCAGGGGGCTTATGGGGTCGGGGTTTGGGTTTGGGTACACAGAGCCAGCTTAAATTTTTACCAGAACAACACACGGATTTTATTTTTGCTTCTATTGCCGAAGAATTGGGATTAATTGGCAGTTTATTAGTTTTGACTTTGTGGGGCGCTTGGTTTGGGCGCTTGGTTTGGTTATTGCGACGTTTAAGGGATGATTTTGCTGTTTTGTTAGCAGTGGGCATTTTTAGTATTTTTGCCACCCAGGTTACTTTTAATATCGGCATGAATATTGGTTTATTTCCGGTGGTTGGCTTAACTTTACCTTTTTTGAGTTATGGCGGCTCTTCTTTAATAATGAGCTTGGCAGCGGTGGGTATTTTATTGAATTTATTCCGTCATTATGGTCGGGGAGCCCCGCAAGAAGCTTTACCCGAGATTGACAGGCGGGCCTCATCTTTGGTATTATAA
- a CDS encoding DNA polymerase III subunit alpha, which translates to MSNFSHLHVHSHYSLLDGLPKIPDLVANAKNKSFTSLALTDHGVMYGLVEFYKEATTAGLKPILGMETYVAPRRLVDKQTKIDDHNYHLVLLARNLQGYRNLIKLSSIAHLQGFYYKPRIDQATLARYAEGLVGLSACLKGEIPQAIKLGDTKKIKKTIRNYQQIFGEENFYLEIQSHPELTEQIELNKSLRQWGKELSIPLVATQDCHYLEKEDAAAQDIMVCIQTGKTVTDDKRLDMRKVDSSLKTEAELRQELPDFHDALDNAGDLADELNVDISLGQRFFPTYPTPEKETPEAYLRLLTEHGLAKHYKTGVTEDVRQRLEYELNIIMKKGYASYFLVVADFVNWARQQGIIATTRGSAAGSLASFLIGITTVNPLTYNLPFERFLNPERPSPPDVDMDFSDNKRDQVIAYVTAKYGIDHVAQIVTFGTMAARAAVRDVGRALGYPYSLCDRVAKLIPFGQQGFPMTIKRALQENQELKELNDNDPQISQLLSLAQKVEGCVRHSSVHAAGVVISPTPLTDYTPLQYDGEGKHVITQYDMWSCEDAGLVKMDFLGIRNLSIMGNAVEIIKKTKNVNIDLGSIPLNDEKTFSLMAQGETMGMFQLGGSGMTRYLKELKPSSITDIMAMVALFRPGPMNSIPEFIKRKHNPKMISYLDPRLEKILKDSYGIITYQDDVLLIAIELAGYSWLEADKLRKAMGKKILKEMARQKEKFITGCITGGLKEKKALQLWELIEPFAAYGFNKSHAASYGIVAYQTAYLKANYPTEFMSALMTAEAGDLPTIAQAVAECKRLNIQVLPPDINESLSTFTVINDNMIRFGLNAVKNLGEQVVASVIRERKQNGKFANLEDLLWRLSGKDISKKYLDSLTKCGALDSLHPERQQLLDNMNELLAYAKNASKLKASKQTSLFASSQTDSRPPLKLTNSNKTDKDDKLSWEKELLGLYVSEHPFSKYANELTVQTVPLNNLNELPGEPNVTVAGLITKTKEINTKKGEAMAFCSIEDLTGNTELIAFPETYRRYRSQLINDNIIMVRGKLSSKNGERKILINSLQLLSDASLKKNNEPKTSEEEPLKKTTSFPKECSIKLPANISTDAMQQLKALIMRWSGQTKVYFEIYQNGFWKKIATPYRLNLSSDFITTCQKLLGPDCLTS; encoded by the coding sequence ATGTCTAATTTTTCCCACCTTCACGTACACTCCCATTACTCCTTGCTTGATGGCCTGCCTAAAATACCCGATCTAGTAGCCAATGCCAAAAACAAAAGTTTTACTTCTTTGGCTTTAACCGACCATGGAGTAATGTACGGTTTGGTGGAGTTTTACAAAGAAGCCACAACTGCCGGATTAAAACCTATATTAGGTATGGAAACCTATGTTGCCCCTAGACGCTTAGTAGACAAACAAACCAAAATAGATGACCATAATTATCATTTAGTCCTGTTAGCTAGAAATTTACAAGGTTACCGCAACCTAATTAAATTATCCTCTATTGCCCATCTACAAGGTTTTTATTATAAACCTCGAATTGATCAAGCCACTTTAGCCCGATACGCTGAAGGTTTGGTGGGTTTATCTGCTTGTTTAAAAGGTGAAATACCGCAAGCTATAAAATTAGGTGACACTAAAAAAATAAAAAAAACCATACGAAACTATCAACAAATATTTGGCGAAGAAAATTTTTACTTAGAAATTCAATCACATCCGGAATTAACAGAACAAATTGAACTAAATAAATCTTTACGACAATGGGGTAAAGAATTAAGTATCCCCTTAGTGGCCACCCAAGATTGCCATTACTTAGAAAAAGAAGATGCTGCTGCTCAAGACATAATGGTCTGCATCCAAACCGGCAAAACCGTCACCGATGATAAAAGACTGGATATGAGGAAGGTAGATAGCTCCCTTAAAACCGAAGCCGAGCTACGCCAAGAATTGCCAGACTTCCACGACGCCCTAGACAACGCCGGCGATTTAGCTGATGAACTGAACGTAGATATTTCTTTAGGTCAAAGATTTTTTCCTACCTACCCAACACCAGAAAAAGAAACACCCGAAGCCTATTTAAGATTACTGACCGAACACGGTCTGGCCAAACATTATAAAACTGGCGTTACGGAAGATGTTAGGCAACGATTGGAATACGAATTAAATATCATAATGAAAAAAGGCTATGCCAGTTATTTTTTGGTCGTAGCTGACTTTGTAAACTGGGCCAGACAGCAAGGTATTATAGCTACTACTCGAGGTAGCGCCGCCGGCAGTTTAGCTTCTTTTTTAATAGGTATTACTACGGTTAATCCCCTAACTTATAATTTGCCCTTTGAACGATTTCTTAATCCAGAAAGACCGTCTCCACCTGATGTTGATATGGATTTTTCCGATAATAAACGTGATCAGGTAATCGCTTACGTAACTGCCAAATACGGAATTGATCATGTGGCTCAAATAGTTACTTTTGGAACTATGGCCGCCCGAGCAGCCGTACGTGATGTCGGCCGAGCTTTAGGTTACCCATATAGTTTATGTGATCGAGTGGCTAAACTAATCCCTTTTGGCCAACAAGGTTTTCCTATGACTATAAAAAGAGCCTTGCAAGAAAACCAAGAACTAAAAGAACTAAACGATAATGACCCGCAAATCAGCCAACTGCTTAGCCTGGCGCAAAAAGTTGAAGGTTGTGTTCGGCATTCTTCAGTCCACGCTGCCGGTGTGGTTATTTCACCTACCCCCTTAACCGACTACACCCCCTTACAATACGATGGCGAAGGTAAGCATGTTATAACCCAGTACGACATGTGGTCATGTGAAGATGCTGGCTTGGTTAAAATGGACTTTTTGGGTATTCGCAACCTGTCTATCATGGGTAATGCTGTTGAAATAATTAAAAAAACCAAAAACGTCAATATAGACTTAGGCAGTATTCCTTTAAATGATGAAAAAACTTTTTCCTTAATGGCTCAAGGAGAAACTATGGGTATGTTCCAATTAGGCGGTAGTGGCATGACTCGCTATCTCAAAGAACTTAAACCGTCTAGTATCACGGATATTATGGCTATGGTCGCCCTTTTTCGGCCTGGCCCAATGAATTCCATACCAGAATTTATCAAACGGAAACATAACCCTAAAATGATTTCCTATCTTGATCCTCGTTTAGAAAAAATTCTTAAAGATTCCTACGGTATTATTACTTACCAAGATGATGTCCTTTTAATAGCTATTGAATTAGCTGGTTATAGCTGGCTAGAAGCTGATAAGCTTCGTAAAGCCATGGGTAAAAAAATTCTTAAGGAAATGGCCCGACAAAAAGAAAAGTTTATTACCGGCTGTATTACCGGCGGCTTAAAAGAAAAAAAAGCTCTACAGCTTTGGGAGCTAATTGAACCTTTTGCCGCTTATGGTTTTAACAAATCGCACGCCGCTTCTTACGGCATCGTAGCCTACCAAACAGCTTATTTAAAAGCCAATTATCCAACAGAATTCATGTCTGCTTTAATGACAGCTGAAGCTGGTGACTTACCGACTATTGCCCAAGCTGTAGCTGAATGTAAAAGACTTAACATACAAGTTTTACCACCGGATATAAATGAAAGTTTATCAACTTTCACAGTTATAAACGATAACATGATCCGCTTTGGATTAAACGCTGTTAAAAATCTAGGTGAACAAGTGGTAGCTTCCGTAATCCGCGAACGAAAACAAAATGGCAAATTTGCCAATTTAGAAGATCTGCTTTGGCGTTTGTCGGGCAAGGACATATCAAAAAAATATTTAGACAGCCTTACTAAATGTGGCGCCTTAGACAGTCTGCACCCCGAAAGACAGCAGTTGTTGGATAATATGAATGAGCTTTTGGCCTATGCTAAAAACGCTTCTAAACTTAAAGCTTCTAAACAAACCAGTCTATTTGCTAGTAGCCAAACAGACTCTCGACCACCTCTAAAATTAACCAATTCTAACAAAACAGACAAAGATGATAAATTAAGCTGGGAAAAAGAACTCTTAGGTCTTTATGTTAGTGAACATCCTTTTTCCAAATACGCCAATGAATTAACAGTCCAAACAGTTCCTTTAAATAATTTAAATGAACTACCAGGGGAACCAAATGTCACAGTAGCCGGGCTAATCACCAAAACCAAAGAAATAAATACCAAAAAAGGTGAAGCCATGGCTTTTTGCTCAATCGAAGATTTAACTGGTAATACCGAATTAATAGCCTTCCCTGAAACTTATCGTCGTTATCGCAGTCAATTAATTAACGATAATATAATCATGGTCAGAGGAAAACTCTCCAGTAAAAATGGGGAAAGAAAAATTTTAATAAATTCCCTACAACTTTTATCTGATGCCTCTCTTAAAAAAAATAACGAGCCAAAAACTTCCGAAGAAGAACCCCTTAAAAAAACTACTTCCTTTCCCAAAGAATGCTCCATAAAATTACCAGCCAATATCTCAACTGACGCCATGCAACAACTAAAAGCTTTAATTATGCGTTGGTCTGGTCAAACTAAAGTATATTTTGAGATTTATCAAAACGGTTTTTGGAAAAAAATTGCTACCCCTTATCGTTTAAATCTATCATCTGATTTTATAACAACCTGCCAAAAACTATTAGGCCCCGATTGTCTAACTAGCTGA
- a CDS encoding baseplate J/gp47 family protein — MSRHRIPTIRDTEPTPLNNNLPIKRIVISFLVAVVAITSLILYYSLARATITLEIKPDNTVMEATLAVGQNGIKATVKQLELSQEKTFPASPSDELEEKASGLLSLINENNADQTLIATTRLLSTDNILFRIQETVTVPAKGKIEIKVVADEPGSGGEIAAGRFSIPGLKQPLRDKIYGQSTNPMKRAAKPGNKVTSLDFEQARKELSNQLVPQALSKLREQLPNEEKSYAVVYQNETINEKPSVPAGTSASEFKYQITEKITAIFYESADLRTQLLDYLQNHQENGKKVLSIEEESLTINIDIINEDSSAADLKIKFLAQVTITEPDKAFNKYDLIGRTPEEIKNYFDTIPGVIRVETELAPFWVTTVPTVPEHITLKVK; from the coding sequence ATGTCACGTCATCGTATACCAACAATACGAGACACTGAGCCAACTCCTCTAAATAACAACCTACCTATCAAAAGGATTGTTATAAGTTTTTTAGTGGCCGTAGTAGCTATAACATCGTTGATCCTATACTATTCCTTGGCTCGAGCAACAATTACTTTGGAAATAAAACCCGATAACACTGTAATGGAAGCTACCTTAGCAGTTGGACAAAACGGCATTAAAGCAACCGTAAAACAACTGGAACTAAGTCAAGAAAAAACCTTCCCAGCTTCTCCTTCCGACGAATTGGAAGAAAAGGCCTCGGGATTATTATCTTTAATAAACGAAAATAACGCCGACCAAACTCTTATTGCCACTACCCGTTTATTATCAACCGATAACATATTATTCCGAATTCAAGAAACTGTAACTGTACCGGCTAAGGGTAAAATAGAAATAAAAGTAGTGGCCGATGAACCTGGCTCAGGTGGAGAAATAGCCGCTGGACGTTTTAGTATTCCCGGTCTTAAACAACCCTTACGAGATAAAATATACGGCCAGTCAACTAATCCAATGAAAAGAGCAGCCAAACCAGGTAATAAGGTTACCTCTTTAGATTTTGAACAAGCCCGTAAAGAATTAAGCAACCAGTTGGTACCTCAAGCCTTATCCAAACTAAGGGAACAATTGCCAAACGAAGAAAAATCTTACGCTGTGGTTTACCAAAATGAAACTATTAACGAAAAACCAAGCGTTCCGGCTGGTACTTCAGCTAGCGAATTTAAATATCAAATAACTGAAAAAATAACCGCTATTTTTTATGAGTCAGCTGATTTGCGTACCCAATTACTAGACTACCTGCAAAATCATCAAGAAAACGGCAAAAAAGTTTTATCCATTGAGGAAGAAAGTCTAACTATTAATATTGATATAATAAACGAAGATTCATCAGCTGCTGATTTAAAAATAAAGTTTTTAGCCCAGGTTACAATTACCGAACCTGATAAAGCCTTTAATAAATATGATTTAATCGGCCGAACTCCGGAAGAAATAAAAAATTATTTCGATACCATCCCTGGTGTAATCAGAGTAGAAACAGAGTTGGCTCCCTTTTGGGTAACAACCGTACCAACCGTACCGGAACACATTACATTAAAGGTAAAATAA
- the thrS gene encoding threonine--tRNA ligase, which yields MTKEEILSTKRHSLAHLLAAAVLEIWPQTKRTIGPAIENGFYYDFEFPEPISQDDLPKIENKMKEILLSWSNFEKKDISYKEAKEFFADNPYKLELIEEFNNQAQQLTLYTSGKFTDLCRGGHADNLKEIDPQSFKLDRLAGAYWRGDEANIMLTRIYGLAFNDQQELNDYLELRIEAQKRDHRKLGKELDLFVFAEEVGPGLPLWTDKGATIRREIERFITDEEIKRDYKHVITPDIARVKLYEISGHYPYYKDTMYPVMNIDEDKLVLRPMTCPHHFMLYKDKLRSYRELPLRLAELAQLYRYEKSGELTGLMRVRTFCLADSHIFCRPDQALTELKEVIDLIEFSVGQLGFEKGVDYSYRLSLGDINNTKKYYDAPDKWQEAEKSLKQVLTDLKAPFVEAPDEAAFYGPKIDIQMKNVLGKEDTAFTIQYDFCLPARFNLEYINEQGIKEQPVVIHRSSVGALERTIAFMIEKTAGNFPLWLSPIQVKILPVGQNHHDFCQQLAAELKTHQLRVEVDFNNETVGNKIRQASQEKIPYSLVIGDKEIASGKLAARVRGQKELLNINKEDFINKLLEEIKTRS from the coding sequence ATGACTAAAGAAGAAATTTTGTCTACTAAACGACACTCCCTCGCTCATTTATTAGCGGCGGCAGTTTTAGAAATCTGGCCTCAAACCAAAAGAACTATTGGGCCAGCTATAGAAAATGGTTTTTACTATGATTTTGAATTTCCTGAACCTATTAGCCAAGATGATTTGCCAAAAATAGAAAATAAAATGAAAGAAATTTTACTTAGCTGGTCTAATTTTGAAAAAAAAGATATTTCCTACAAAGAAGCTAAAGAGTTTTTTGCCGACAATCCTTACAAATTGGAATTGATAGAAGAATTTAATAACCAAGCCCAACAATTAACTCTCTATACTTCCGGTAAATTCACCGACTTATGTCGTGGCGGTCATGCCGATAACCTAAAAGAAATAGATCCTCAATCCTTCAAATTAGACAGATTAGCCGGCGCCTACTGGCGGGGTGACGAAGCTAATATTATGTTAACCCGTATTTACGGCTTAGCTTTTAACGATCAACAAGAACTTAATGATTATCTTGAATTAAGAATTGAAGCGCAAAAACGTGACCACCGAAAATTAGGTAAAGAACTGGATTTATTTGTTTTTGCTGAAGAAGTTGGACCTGGTCTACCCCTTTGGACAGACAAAGGCGCTACTATTCGTCGTGAAATAGAAAGATTCATTACCGATGAAGAAATTAAACGGGATTATAAACATGTTATTACACCCGATATCGCTCGAGTAAAACTTTACGAAATCTCCGGTCATTATCCCTACTATAAAGACACCATGTACCCGGTCATGAATATTGATGAGGATAAATTAGTCCTAAGGCCAATGACTTGCCCACATCATTTTATGTTGTATAAAGATAAGTTACGCAGTTATCGCGAATTACCTTTGCGGTTGGCCGAATTAGCTCAACTTTACCGATACGAAAAATCTGGTGAACTAACCGGTTTAATGAGGGTTAGAACATTTTGTTTGGCTGATTCTCATATTTTTTGTCGGCCTGATCAAGCACTAACTGAATTAAAAGAAGTTATTGATTTAATAGAGTTTTCTGTAGGTCAGCTTGGTTTTGAAAAAGGAGTTGATTATTCCTATCGGCTATCTTTAGGCGATATTAACAACACTAAAAAATATTACGACGCTCCAGACAAATGGCAAGAGGCTGAAAAATCTTTAAAACAAGTATTAACAGATCTTAAGGCTCCTTTTGTAGAAGCTCCGGATGAAGCAGCTTTTTACGGCCCCAAAATAGACATTCAAATGAAAAACGTGCTAGGTAAAGAAGATACGGCTTTTACCATCCAATACGATTTTTGTTTACCAGCCAGATTCAATCTGGAATATATTAACGAACAAGGGATCAAAGAACAGCCAGTCGTTATTCACCGCTCTTCCGTAGGCGCTTTGGAAAGAACCATTGCTTTTATGATAGAAAAAACAGCTGGCAATTTCCCCCTGTGGCTATCACCTATTCAAGTTAAAATATTACCAGTTGGACAAAATCATCATGACTTTTGCCAACAATTGGCCGCTGAATTAAAAACTCATCAATTGCGTGTGGAAGTGGATTTTAATAACGAAACAGTGGGTAATAAAATAAGACAAGCTTCCCAAGAAAAAATACCCTACAGTTTAGTTATTGGCGACAAAGAAATAGCTTCCGGTAAATTAGCTGCCCGGGTACGTGGCCAAAAAGAACTACTTAATATAAATAAAGAAGATTTTATTAACAAACTTCTAGAAGAAATTAAAACCCGTAGCTAA
- the miaA gene encoding tRNA (adenosine(37)-N6)-dimethylallyltransferase MiaA yields MIKKVNLAKKPWLLVITGPTASGKTDLALLLAKKYHGCIISADSRQIYQQAQIGTNQPTGHWQKTNKQWRKNLGIKKVYSVNGIPHFFIDELKPNKTYSVVKFQNQTNQLIHKLSTNSYLPIMVGGTGLYLSAITQGYLFPQAKPNKALQKKLNKLNLKQLLIQLKKADPKTYAIIDKQNPRRLVRALEYVLTTGQSFNKNQQSESRPNTLILGINLNNSKLSSKIKKRTKQMLRQGLIKETTFLLKNYPNSVLLKTIGYKETTQLIKQQINLKETSDLINLHTKQYAKRQMTWFKKMPGITWITSARQAKKIITKNLSL; encoded by the coding sequence ATGATTAAAAAAGTCAACTTAGCCAAAAAGCCTTGGTTATTGGTTATTACCGGCCCGACGGCCAGTGGTAAAACCGATTTAGCTTTACTATTGGCCAAAAAATACCATGGTTGCATAATTTCGGCTGATTCCAGGCAAATTTATCAGCAAGCTCAAATTGGTACGAATCAACCAACGGGTCATTGGCAAAAAACAAACAAACAGTGGCGAAAAAACTTAGGGATTAAAAAAGTATATTCAGTAAATGGTATACCTCACTTTTTCATTGACGAACTTAAACCAAACAAAACTTATTCCGTGGTAAAATTCCAAAACCAAACCAACCAGCTTATCCATAAACTATCAACCAATAGTTATTTACCTATTATGGTAGGCGGCACTGGTTTATATCTTTCGGCCATTACCCAAGGCTATCTATTTCCCCAAGCCAAACCGAATAAAGCCTTACAAAAAAAACTAAACAAATTAAACCTAAAACAACTACTCATCCAGCTTAAAAAAGCTGACCCAAAAACTTACGCTATTATAGACAAACAAAATCCCCGACGCCTTGTTAGAGCTTTAGAGTACGTTTTAACCACTGGCCAATCCTTTAACAAAAATCAACAATCCGAATCCAGACCCAATACCTTAATTTTGGGAATAAACTTAAATAATTCTAAATTATCCAGCAAAATAAAAAAACGAACTAAGCAAATGCTCAGGCAAGGTTTAATAAAAGAAACAACTTTCCTGCTTAAAAATTATCCTAATTCCGTACTGCTTAAAACTATTGGCTATAAAGAAACGACTCAATTAATAAAACAACAAATCAATCTAAAAGAAACTAGCGACCTAATAAACTTACACACCAAACAGTACGCCAAACGACAAATGACTTGGTTTAAAAAAATGCCAGGCATTACCTGGATTACCAGCGCCAGACAAGCTAAAAAAATAATAACAAAAAACTTAAGCCTCTAA